In the Treponema sp. J25 genome, one interval contains:
- a CDS encoding arsenate reductase ArsC, whose amino-acid sequence MSDKKKVLFLCTGNSCRSQMAEGWARHYWNDRYEVFSAGIETHGLNPHAVRVMAEAGVDISSHRSKHVQELLDKGIDFVITVCDHAAESCPRFPGKARIFHRSFQDPPALAKNAASEEEALTHYRRVRDEIRDFVKNLPQFLEGEAE is encoded by the coding sequence ATGAGTGATAAGAAAAAGGTGCTTTTCCTATGCACCGGTAATTCCTGTCGTTCCCAGATGGCCGAAGGCTGGGCCCGGCACTATTGGAATGATCGCTATGAGGTGTTTTCTGCCGGTATAGAAACCCATGGACTTAATCCCCATGCGGTTCGGGTGATGGCCGAAGCAGGGGTGGATATTTCTTCCCATCGATCCAAGCATGTCCAGGAACTTCTGGATAAAGGAATTGATTTCGTGATTACCGTCTGCGACCATGCGGCCGAATCCTGTCCCCGCTTCCCCGGGAAGGCCAGGATCTTTCACCGTTCTTTTCAGGATCCCCCGGCGCTGGCAAAGAATGCTGCCTCTGAAGAAGAAGCCCTTACTCATTACCGACGGGTCCGGGACGAAATTCGGGACTTTGTGAAAAACCTGCCCCAGTTCTTGGAAGGAGAAGCAGAGTAA
- a CDS encoding M15 family metallopeptidase: MRFVKSYIAGILFWILVVTFSCSGKEEKANAEEIGKIITPSLAEQIQATAESLRLPRNIYEPLLAKARKTPDAVIRELTVIYNLDPYLWKLVDKQHGLDPSYEPADLVPLRSNVYRLSREGLTLRQEAAKALEAMAEAARKEGVTLVVSSTYRSYNYQKSVYERNVRQMGQAATDRESARPGHSQHQLGTVVDFGSIDDSFAKTAASRWLERNASRYGWSLSFPQGYEAVTGYRWESWHYRYLSPVLCDFIDTYFQGIQQYGLLFLHYFQEPFKKSFMPSSYPLP, translated from the coding sequence ATGAGGTTCGTTAAATCTTATATTGCGGGGATTTTGTTCTGGATACTGGTAGTAACTTTTTCTTGTTCAGGAAAGGAAGAAAAGGCAAATGCCGAAGAAATAGGGAAGATAATAACACCTTCCCTGGCAGAGCAAATTCAGGCAACCGCTGAATCCCTGAGGCTCCCCCGGAATATATATGAACCACTCCTCGCAAAGGCCCGCAAGACACCCGATGCAGTTATACGGGAACTCACCGTCATATACAACCTTGACCCTTATCTCTGGAAGCTGGTGGACAAGCAGCATGGTCTCGATCCTTCCTATGAACCAGCCGATTTAGTACCCCTCCGATCTAATGTCTACCGTCTTTCCCGGGAAGGACTTACACTTCGCCAGGAAGCAGCGAAAGCCCTGGAAGCTATGGCCGAGGCGGCCCGAAAAGAAGGGGTAACGTTGGTGGTATCTTCCACCTATCGTTCTTACAATTATCAAAAAAGTGTGTACGAACGAAATGTGCGGCAAATGGGTCAGGCTGCGACAGATCGGGAATCGGCCAGACCGGGACACAGTCAGCACCAGCTAGGAACGGTGGTAGACTTTGGCAGTATCGACGATAGTTTTGCTAAAACTGCCGCAAGCCGTTGGTTAGAACGAAATGCAAGCCGCTATGGCTGGTCCCTTTCTTTTCCGCAGGGGTATGAAGCTGTTACCGGGTATCGATGGGAAAGCTGGCACTATCGGTATCTGAGCCCTGTCCTCTGTGATTTTATTGACACCTATTTCCAGGGGATTCAACAGTATGGATTGCTTTTCCTGCATTATTTTCAGGAACCCTTTAAAAAGAGCTTTATGCCCTCATCGTACCCGCTGCCATGA
- a CDS encoding FMN-binding protein: MKKLLISLFCAVAVLSLGAQTLRDGKYFAQEENFAASGWKSQVVLEVKGGKIVSANWNGVSNLPGVPDKKTWDRGGNYNMVKFGKAQAEWYQQAEKVEQYLVSTQDYKFNKYKDKEGHTDAITGVSIHVSDFFGLVQKALAAGPVAKGNYPKDGWYYAEQADFDKNSGWKDTVLITVVNGRIVDVLWNGISNDKNKKSKIVESVSGNYGMVKFGKAQAEWHEQAARAQEALLRAQDPAKIPVKADGKTDAITGVSIHVGSFLQLATEALKKAR, encoded by the coding sequence ATGAAGAAGCTACTGATCAGTCTTTTCTGCGCTGTCGCGGTTCTTTCCCTGGGGGCACAAACCCTGCGGGACGGGAAATATTTTGCCCAGGAAGAAAATTTCGCGGCCAGCGGATGGAAAAGCCAGGTGGTTCTTGAAGTAAAGGGGGGCAAAATTGTTTCTGCCAATTGGAACGGAGTAAGTAACCTTCCAGGGGTTCCCGATAAGAAAACCTGGGACCGCGGTGGTAACTACAACATGGTAAAATTTGGCAAGGCCCAGGCCGAATGGTACCAACAGGCCGAAAAAGTAGAACAGTACCTTGTCTCTACTCAGGATTACAAATTCAATAAATATAAGGATAAAGAAGGGCACACCGATGCCATCACCGGCGTTTCTATCCATGTAAGCGATTTCTTTGGATTAGTGCAGAAGGCCCTGGCCGCAGGACCGGTTGCAAAAGGGAATTATCCTAAAGATGGCTGGTACTATGCGGAACAGGCAGACTTTGACAAGAATTCCGGATGGAAGGATACGGTTCTTATCACGGTGGTTAATGGCCGGATCGTAGATGTGCTCTGGAATGGTATTTCCAACGACAAGAATAAGAAATCCAAAATTGTAGAATCTGTAAGTGGAAACTACGGGATGGTAAAATTCGGCAAGGCCCAGGCTGAATGGCACGAGCAAGCCGCCCGGGCCCAGGAAGCCCTGCTAAGGGCCCAGGATCCCGCCAAAATTCCGGTTAAGGCAGACGGGAAGACCGACGCTATCACCGGTGTTTCTATCCATGTGGGCTCGTTCCTTCAGTTAGCCACGGAGGCCCTTAAAAAGGCCCGGTAG
- a CDS encoding amino acid ABC transporter permease translates to MAPLSMNRTGTPKKGKQEVGPNREEHLIPVPTHITVTDSTLIPQKGEEGVLSAWNISFFGALVVLAGLVILFPDPYRQILAFVPDGLAVTFGVTVAAISFALVIGLLAGLGRISHNVVINRIATVYVEIIRGIPLLVQLFYIYYALGNWIKLSGPAAAILAMSICYGAYMAEIFRAGIQSIPKGQMEAALALGMSRGLAMRKVILPQTIKVILPPIGNEFIALLKDSSLVSILAVADLLRRGREFASTSFRYFESYTVVALIYLVMTLFFSRLVAIMEERLRNRGTLH, encoded by the coding sequence ATGGCTCCACTAAGCATGAATCGGACGGGTACCCCAAAAAAGGGGAAGCAGGAGGTAGGTCCTAACCGGGAAGAACACCTTATCCCTGTTCCCACCCATATTACCGTTACCGATAGTACCCTTATCCCTCAAAAGGGAGAAGAAGGGGTACTGTCGGCCTGGAATATTTCTTTCTTTGGGGCCCTGGTGGTTCTGGCGGGGCTGGTAATTTTGTTCCCGGATCCGTACCGCCAGATCCTCGCCTTTGTCCCCGATGGTCTTGCGGTAACCTTCGGCGTAACCGTGGCGGCTATCTCTTTTGCCCTTGTTATTGGGCTTTTGGCAGGCCTGGGGAGAATTTCTCATAATGTGGTGATAAATCGCATTGCCACCGTATATGTGGAAATAATCCGGGGCATTCCCCTGTTGGTGCAACTTTTTTATATCTACTACGCCCTGGGAAACTGGATAAAGCTTAGTGGGCCCGCCGCCGCGATCCTTGCCATGTCAATCTGCTATGGAGCCTATATGGCAGAGATATTCCGGGCAGGGATTCAGTCCATTCCGAAAGGCCAGATGGAAGCCGCCCTTGCCCTTGGTATGAGCCGGGGCCTTGCGATGCGGAAGGTAATTTTACCTCAAACGATAAAGGTAATTTTGCCCCCCATTGGGAATGAATTTATCGCCCTTTTAAAGGATTCTTCCCTCGTTTCTATCCTGGCGGTGGCGGATCTTTTACGGCGGGGGAGGGAGTTTGCCTCTACCTCTTTCCGATATTTTGAAAGCTATACGGTCGTTGCGTTAATTTACCTCGTGATGACCCTATTCTTTTCGCGACTTGTCGCGATTATGGAAGAAAGGTTGCGAAACCGTGGAACCCTTCATTAG
- a CDS encoding SpoIIE family protein phosphatase, translating into MVFSLLNYLIFASLLIYGFRLRFKGAETYHNDLIFYYCIAVALAALGIGAGYSAASSGYKGASLFFIKLTALMALGTHFLVFLLTVSFPSAKKGAILRNFILLVWLVGAAFILFTNQYLEDISFQDGNLAQIRGPFYLPFTVGGLALGLLSALILFIRQFSFESKIYKLQSGILVIGILVGYVITFLLGVGLPHFLNVRWVYPLMMFGAALMAVVLGYGVSLTRIVDLFVVITSVLSFILYFFVVGGVTGFVYALVYLLVKEMNPLLLFGLGVVVFLLAERIGSFLQTRFKRILLGERAYAERLEEDLSSLDYSKGRDAVIQDFLDSIQKRIACSSVHLFIENNQNELALVRSISRTQTIESYTIPIKTPFIDLMLNNDVSILIKTEVITNYDYHTVKEEILDLLDKFSSDALVLLRDGRDIIGLLLIGSKINGSDFLDYDYEALLRVYGKLFVTAYYLKNIAQQSLVTTVDREIEYSEQIIQSLQENMDRIEHPHADIAFMTRSTRKLGGDFIDFVRMTPDRYMCVIGDVSGKGLNASMSMIILKSMIRTFLKETKDFKSLIIKINSFIKQYLPRGTFFSGLIGLFDFKERSLYFVNCGIPVMYLLSVSYNNPVEIQGTGKVLGFVKDIGPYLNVRKAAFKSGDILLMTTDGLTDAESVRGVRFGKERIQKNLLENRSVSAERIVRFLEEAVIEFVSQELNDDITILAIKFL; encoded by the coding sequence ATGGTTTTTTCATTGCTAAACTATCTTATTTTTGCAAGTCTCCTTATTTATGGATTCCGGCTCCGCTTTAAGGGGGCCGAAACCTACCATAACGATCTCATCTTTTACTACTGTATTGCAGTGGCCCTGGCGGCACTGGGCATCGGCGCAGGGTACTCGGCGGCTTCTTCAGGATACAAGGGAGCATCTCTGTTCTTTATTAAACTGACAGCCCTCATGGCCCTGGGCACCCACTTTCTTGTTTTCCTCTTGACTGTCTCTTTCCCCTCTGCAAAAAAAGGAGCAATTCTGAGGAATTTTATCCTTCTTGTATGGTTGGTAGGGGCGGCCTTTATCCTTTTCACCAACCAATACCTTGAAGATATTTCGTTTCAGGATGGAAACCTTGCCCAGATACGGGGCCCCTTCTATCTTCCCTTTACCGTTGGAGGACTGGCGTTAGGACTACTATCGGCCCTGATACTTTTTATTCGTCAGTTCTCTTTTGAAAGCAAAATCTACAAACTACAGAGCGGCATTCTTGTTATTGGTATTCTCGTGGGATATGTAATTACGTTTCTCTTAGGGGTAGGGCTCCCCCACTTTCTGAATGTCCGCTGGGTATATCCCCTCATGATGTTTGGTGCTGCCCTTATGGCCGTTGTTCTGGGATATGGGGTATCCCTTACAAGGATTGTAGATCTTTTCGTAGTAATTACCTCTGTTCTTTCTTTCATTTTGTATTTCTTTGTTGTTGGTGGGGTCACCGGTTTCGTTTATGCATTGGTATATCTCCTAGTAAAAGAAATGAATCCTCTTCTTTTATTTGGCCTTGGGGTAGTAGTATTCCTACTAGCAGAACGGATTGGTTCATTCTTACAGACCCGATTTAAACGAATTCTTCTTGGAGAGCGGGCTTACGCAGAACGACTGGAAGAAGATCTTTCTTCCCTCGATTATTCAAAAGGACGAGATGCGGTAATCCAGGATTTTCTGGATTCAATCCAAAAGCGCATTGCCTGTTCTTCGGTACATCTGTTCATAGAAAACAATCAAAATGAACTGGCCCTGGTTCGTTCAATATCCAGAACTCAGACCATTGAATCATATACCATCCCTATAAAAACTCCCTTTATCGACCTCATGTTGAACAATGATGTGTCTATTCTGATAAAAACTGAGGTCATTACAAATTATGATTACCACACGGTAAAAGAGGAAATCCTGGACCTCCTGGATAAATTTTCCTCCGATGCCCTGGTTCTCCTCCGGGACGGGCGGGATATTATCGGACTCCTTTTGATAGGGAGTAAAATCAATGGAAGTGACTTTCTGGATTACGATTACGAAGCCCTGTTACGGGTGTATGGGAAGCTCTTTGTTACCGCCTACTATCTTAAGAATATCGCCCAGCAATCCCTTGTCACTACGGTAGACCGGGAAATTGAATATTCGGAGCAGATTATCCAGTCCCTCCAGGAAAACATGGACCGGATCGAACATCCCCATGCAGACATTGCTTTTATGACCCGCTCTACCCGAAAATTGGGGGGGGACTTCATCGATTTTGTCCGCATGACCCCTGATCGATACATGTGTGTTATCGGTGACGTATCGGGGAAAGGGCTTAACGCCAGTATGAGTATGATCATCCTTAAATCGATGATCCGGACATTCTTAAAAGAAACCAAGGATTTTAAGAGCCTTATTATTAAAATAAATAGCTTTATAAAGCAGTACCTACCCCGGGGAACTTTTTTTTCGGGCCTTATCGGGCTTTTTGATTTTAAAGAACGGAGCCTCTACTTTGTAAACTGCGGTATTCCCGTGATGTACCTGCTTTCAGTATCGTACAACAACCCTGTAGAAATTCAGGGAACAGGGAAGGTTCTGGGGTTCGTAAAAGATATTGGGCCATACCTTAATGTTCGGAAGGCAGCCTTTAAAAGTGGGGACATTCTCCTCATGACCACCGATGGTTTGACCGACGCAGAGTCGGTTCGAGGAGTTCGGTTTGGCAAAGAACGGATACAAAAAAATCTTTTGGAAAACCGAAGTGTTTCGGCAGAACGGATCGTCCGATTCCTGGAGGAAGCGGTTATCGAGTTTGTTTCCCAGGAATTGAATGACGATATCACTATTCTGGCTATAAAATTTCTCTAG
- a CDS encoding anti-sigma factor antagonist (This anti-anti-sigma factor, or anti-sigma factor antagonist, belongs to a family that includes characterized members SpoIIAA, RsbV, RsfA, and RsfB.), translated as MDHLNISERPGDNYVLLEIMGTINSYTYSDFQQRVYTLIDQTNLVLDMSRVSSLSSSGLGVLMSAIEIGQERGHKLYILNPSEIVRLAIESTGFPELFQIIRSIHEVR; from the coding sequence ATGGATCATCTAAACATAAGTGAGCGGCCGGGCGATAATTACGTACTTCTTGAAATCATGGGAACTATCAATTCGTATACCTATAGTGATTTTCAGCAACGGGTCTATACCCTTATCGATCAAACCAATCTGGTGCTTGATATGAGTCGGGTTTCAAGCCTTTCTTCGTCTGGGCTCGGGGTTTTGATGTCGGCTATCGAAATTGGACAGGAACGGGGGCACAAGCTATATATCCTTAATCCGAGCGAAATTGTACGGTTGGCGATAGAATCTACGGGCTTCCCTGAACTTTTCCAGATTATCCGCTCTATCCATGAGGTTCGTTAA
- a CDS encoding AMP-binding protein — METLFTMIAQARQRFGDKPFAYQKTDEGWKYKTFNQTFDEARLFASFLLNYGMQKEDRLAIYAEGSPNWIVAEYGTIMAGCIAVPLSFKLLPEEILYRLEHSEAKIVATNTNHIDKIARVCRDVEQKTGKPLTIICLDETYDLSSCDFPRDRLFRMDHCRTQGEAALSVTASKLDQIEKNCQGDDVVTISYTSGTTGNPKGIMLTHYNYYINSLDSVNIFKVPEAKYVNFVILPVDHSFAQTVGIHAAVQRGIQLWFVDSRGGSMAILRNIPQNLKECEPVFMMTVPALSANFMKKIIAEIDKRGGIVKTLFDLGIKSGIAYWGDHTHPPKTLKSFVNGLIYWPLRKLVLDKVRTQVFGRRAQFFSGGGASFDIGQQRFYRALGMPLYQGYGMTEASPVISTNIAEHCKLGTSGIPLDHVEIRIEREDGTVAAPGEKGEICVRGPNVMKGYFKNPEATQEALRGGWLHTGDLGWLDADGYLTVAGRAKALLISADGEKYSPEGIEDAILNSATMINQVMVWNDHKKFTCALITLDEEKVRRTIRERHIKTAEELLEVIKDSFYSFRQDPSYKNMVPLNWTPATFQIIPEPFSEKDGLINSTMKLVRHKVVEKYHSVLEYIYNEGSTYKNPQNLAVLNTYFNERRP, encoded by the coding sequence ATGGAAACTCTTTTTACGATGATAGCCCAGGCAAGGCAGCGATTTGGAGATAAACCCTTTGCGTATCAGAAGACCGACGAGGGCTGGAAATATAAAACCTTTAATCAGACCTTTGACGAAGCCCGTTTGTTTGCCTCCTTTTTGTTGAACTATGGAATGCAGAAGGAGGACCGGCTTGCTATCTATGCGGAGGGAAGTCCCAACTGGATTGTGGCCGAATACGGCACCATCATGGCCGGTTGCATTGCCGTTCCCCTTTCGTTCAAACTTTTGCCGGAAGAAATTCTGTATCGACTTGAACATTCGGAAGCAAAAATCGTGGCCACCAATACCAACCATATTGATAAGATTGCCCGGGTGTGCCGGGACGTGGAACAGAAAACGGGCAAACCCCTGACTATCATTTGTTTAGATGAAACCTATGACCTTAGCTCCTGTGATTTTCCCCGGGACCGGCTTTTCAGGATGGATCACTGTCGGACCCAGGGGGAGGCGGCTCTTTCGGTAACCGCATCAAAACTCGATCAAATTGAAAAAAACTGCCAGGGCGACGATGTGGTCACCATTTCTTATACCTCGGGAACCACCGGGAACCCGAAGGGTATCATGCTTACCCATTATAACTACTATATCAATAGCCTTGATTCGGTGAATATTTTTAAAGTTCCAGAAGCAAAATACGTGAATTTTGTTATCCTTCCAGTGGACCACTCCTTTGCTCAAACCGTTGGGATCCATGCGGCGGTCCAGCGGGGTATTCAACTCTGGTTTGTAGATTCCCGCGGGGGATCCATGGCGATCCTCCGGAATATCCCCCAGAACCTTAAGGAATGTGAGCCCGTCTTTATGATGACTGTGCCGGCCCTTTCGGCGAATTTCATGAAAAAAATCATTGCCGAAATCGATAAGCGGGGTGGAATAGTGAAGACCCTTTTTGATCTAGGGATAAAAAGTGGTATTGCCTATTGGGGGGACCATACCCATCCACCGAAGACACTGAAGTCCTTTGTAAATGGTCTTATCTATTGGCCCCTTCGGAAGCTGGTACTGGATAAGGTCCGTACGCAAGTGTTTGGACGGCGGGCCCAGTTCTTTTCCGGGGGAGGGGCGAGCTTTGATATCGGTCAACAGCGGTTCTATCGGGCCCTGGGCATGCCCCTGTACCAGGGCTACGGAATGACCGAAGCGTCGCCGGTCATTTCGACCAACATTGCGGAACATTGCAAGCTGGGGACCAGTGGTATCCCCCTGGATCATGTAGAGATTCGGATTGAACGGGAAGATGGGACCGTGGCGGCTCCCGGCGAAAAGGGAGAAATTTGTGTCCGGGGCCCCAACGTAATGAAGGGGTATTTTAAGAATCCTGAGGCTACCCAGGAGGCCCTGCGGGGGGGCTGGCTTCACACCGGAGACCTTGGCTGGCTCGATGCGGATGGGTATCTTACCGTGGCCGGACGAGCGAAGGCCCTCCTGATTTCGGCGGATGGAGAGAAGTACAGCCCCGAAGGAATAGAGGATGCCATCTTAAACTCCGCTACCATGATAAATCAGGTCATGGTCTGGAACGACCACAAGAAATTTACCTGTGCGCTCATAACCCTGGATGAAGAAAAGGTTCGTCGGACCATCCGCGAGCGGCATATAAAGACAGCGGAAGAACTCCTTGAGGTAATCAAGGACAGTTTCTATTCTTTCCGCCAGGATCCGTCGTATAAAAATATGGTGCCCCTTAACTGGACGCCGGCCACCTTCCAGATTATTCCAGAGCCCTTTAGCGAAAAGGACGGTTTAATCAATTCTACCATGAAGCTGGTGCGCCATAAGGTGGTGGAAAAATACCATTCGGTCTTGGAATATATTTACAACGAAGGTTCAACCTATAAGAATCCCCAGAACCTGGCGGTTTTAAATACCTATTTTAACGAGAGGAGACCCTGA
- a CDS encoding basic amino acid ABC transporter substrate-binding protein: MKQRFWSGWKILGFLGVVLVLSASCGGKKTDSAGAGEKGATGRVKIVVASDATWPPMEFVDENKNIVGFSPDMMKAIAEAAGFDVEIRNTAWDGIFAGLEAGAYDAICSSVTITEERKKTMDFSEPYVNAGQVLVVSKKLEGVSALKDMVGKKVGAQIGTTGDIEIQKVPGILRSTYDEIGLAFEDLANGRIDGVVADSPIAANFALQNPKFKEKLKIVGEPFTDEWLGIAVKKGDTRTLELINKGLSIIKANGTLDKIAAKWLH; the protein is encoded by the coding sequence ATGAAACAACGGTTTTGGAGTGGATGGAAAATACTGGGATTTTTGGGAGTGGTCCTCGTGTTGTCTGCTTCCTGTGGGGGCAAGAAAACCGATTCGGCCGGGGCTGGTGAAAAGGGTGCTACTGGCCGTGTAAAAATTGTGGTGGCCTCCGATGCTACCTGGCCACCCATGGAATTTGTGGACGAAAACAAGAATATCGTGGGCTTTTCCCCGGATATGATGAAGGCTATTGCCGAAGCGGCCGGTTTTGATGTGGAAATCCGGAATACCGCCTGGGATGGTATTTTTGCGGGGCTAGAGGCAGGGGCCTACGATGCCATTTGTTCTTCTGTGACGATTACGGAAGAACGAAAAAAGACCATGGATTTTTCTGAGCCCTACGTGAATGCGGGCCAGGTGCTGGTCGTTTCTAAAAAGCTTGAAGGGGTAAGCGCTCTTAAAGACATGGTAGGTAAAAAGGTGGGGGCCCAGATAGGAACCACCGGCGATATAGAAATTCAGAAGGTCCCTGGTATACTTCGTTCTACCTATGACGAAATTGGTCTTGCCTTTGAGGATCTTGCCAATGGGCGCATAGATGGGGTTGTAGCCGATAGTCCCATCGCGGCTAATTTTGCCCTCCAAAATCCAAAATTCAAAGAGAAGCTTAAAATCGTAGGGGAACCCTTTACCGACGAATGGCTGGGTATCGCCGTGAAAAAAGGAGACACCCGGACGTTGGAACTGATAAACAAGGGCCTTTCTATTATTAAGGCTAATGGAACACTGGATAAAATTGCTGCAAAATGGCTCCACTAA
- a CDS encoding amino acid ABC transporter ATP-binding protein → MEPFISIRGARKHYGKVEALRGVDLEVSKGEVVLIIGPSGSGKSTLLRSINRLERLDSGTIFIDGDCVTDEKADIRKIREEVGMVFQSFNLFPHLSVIENITLAPVTVKKIDPLEAEETALRLLKKVGLSDKARAYPDQLSGGQQQRVAIARALAMNPKVMLFDEPTSALDPEMIKEVLDVMTNLAREGMTMLVVSHEMGFARAAANRVIFMDQGQIIETAPPEEFFTNPKEERTKRFLEHIL, encoded by the coding sequence GTGGAACCCTTCATTAGTATTCGTGGAGCCCGTAAGCATTACGGGAAGGTAGAAGCCCTGCGGGGTGTGGATCTAGAGGTATCAAAAGGGGAAGTGGTCCTCATTATTGGCCCTTCTGGGTCAGGGAAAAGCACCCTCCTGCGAAGTATTAACCGCCTTGAGCGACTGGATAGCGGCACTATTTTTATCGATGGGGACTGTGTCACCGACGAAAAGGCGGATATCCGGAAAATTCGGGAAGAAGTGGGAATGGTGTTTCAGAGTTTTAATCTCTTTCCCCATCTTTCGGTGATAGAAAATATTACCCTCGCCCCTGTTACGGTAAAGAAAATCGATCCCCTGGAAGCGGAAGAAACAGCCCTCAGGCTCTTAAAAAAGGTGGGCCTTTCTGATAAGGCCCGGGCTTACCCGGACCAACTGTCTGGGGGACAGCAGCAGCGGGTAGCCATAGCCCGAGCCCTGGCTATGAATCCGAAGGTAATGCTTTTTGATGAACCCACGAGCGCCCTCGATCCGGAGATGATAAAAGAGGTGCTGGATGTAATGACCAACCTTGCCCGGGAGGGAATGACCATGCTCGTAGTATCCCATGAAATGGGTTTTGCCCGCGCCGCGGCAAACCGGGTCATTTTTATGGACCAGGGCCAGATTATCGAAACGGCTCCGCCAGAAGAATTTTTTACTAATCCCAAAGAGGAACGGACAAAACGCTTCCTGGAACATATTTTATAG
- the metK gene encoding methionine adenosyltransferase, with protein sequence MMSDRTYIFTSESVGEGHPDKLCDQISDAILDACLRDDPSSRVACETFASTAMVLVGGEITTNTFVDIQQVVRDVVKEVGYTDPAYGLDYESMAVLDMIHGQSADISQGVSGNGLEEFKGQQGAGDQGMMFGFACSETPELMPAPILLAHRILERATHLRKAKTIPWLRPDAKSQVSVVYQGHKPIRIDTVVVSHQHDDGIAYDEIKYTIIEEIIKPVLAPTGLLDEKTRYFINPTGRFVIGGPYGDTGLTGRKIIVDTYGGMGRHGGGAFSGKDPTKVDRSAAYMARYVAKNVVAAGLAERCEVQLAYAIGVPFPVSVMVETFGTGRVPEQVIEKAIQEVFDLSPAGIIKTLDLLRPIYRRTATYGHFGRDGFSWEKTDKVDALKRAVK encoded by the coding sequence CTGATGAGTGATCGTACCTACATTTTTACCTCCGAATCGGTGGGAGAAGGCCATCCTGATAAGCTCTGCGATCAGATTTCTGATGCCATTCTTGATGCCTGCCTTAGGGATGATCCTTCAAGCCGCGTGGCCTGTGAAACCTTTGCTTCTACGGCGATGGTGTTAGTGGGCGGTGAGATTACCACCAACACCTTTGTGGATATCCAGCAGGTGGTCCGGGATGTGGTAAAAGAAGTGGGCTACACAGATCCCGCCTATGGATTGGATTATGAATCCATGGCGGTGCTCGATATGATCCATGGCCAATCCGCTGATATCAGTCAGGGGGTTTCGGGTAACGGCCTTGAAGAATTTAAAGGGCAGCAGGGTGCGGGAGACCAGGGCATGATGTTTGGTTTCGCCTGTAGCGAGACACCAGAGCTTATGCCTGCTCCTATTCTCCTGGCCCATCGAATCCTTGAGCGGGCCACCCATTTGCGAAAGGCCAAAACGATTCCGTGGTTGCGGCCCGATGCAAAAAGCCAGGTTTCGGTGGTGTATCAGGGACATAAGCCTATTCGGATTGATACGGTGGTAGTGTCCCATCAACATGATGATGGGATTGCCTACGATGAAATAAAATACACCATCATCGAAGAAATTATAAAACCTGTTCTGGCCCCAACGGGATTATTGGATGAAAAAACCCGCTATTTCATTAACCCCACCGGCCGCTTTGTGATTGGTGGGCCCTATGGGGATACGGGACTTACGGGACGAAAAATCATCGTGGATACCTACGGCGGTATGGGACGTCACGGGGGAGGCGCCTTTTCAGGGAAGGATCCCACAAAAGTAGACCGCTCAGCCGCCTACATGGCTCGCTATGTGGCAAAAAATGTGGTTGCCGCAGGGCTGGCGGAGCGCTGCGAGGTCCAACTGGCCTACGCCATTGGGGTTCCCTTCCCGGTGTCAGTGATGGTGGAAACCTTTGGTACGGGCCGGGTTCCGGAGCAGGTAATTGAAAAGGCCATCCAGGAAGTATTCGATCTTTCCCCGGCGGGAATTATTAAGACCCTGGATTTATTAAGGCCTATCTATCGCCGTACCGCTACTTATGGACATTTTGGGAGAGACGGTTTTAGCTGGGAAAAAACCGATAAGGTGGATGCCCTGAAGAGGGCGGTAAAGTAA